A stretch of Salvelinus namaycush isolate Seneca unplaced genomic scaffold, SaNama_1.0 Scaffold1256, whole genome shotgun sequence DNA encodes these proteins:
- the LOC120036227 gene encoding cell surface glycoprotein 1-like yields the protein MIMGGVRELLLFVVTVGVVKVSCYPVGKSQKQEQVSLQRRLGELSSNDVSIVHALALLRSIGSDAKQDREEYFETNEVESQASPNHGSSPANDALSSDDATSEAATGPSDDATSEAATGPSDDATSEAATGPSDDATSEAATGPSDDATSEAATGPSDDATSEAATGPSDDATSEAATGPSDDATSEAATGPSDDATSEAATGPSDDATSEAATGPSDDATSEAATGPSDDATSEAATGPSDDATSEAATGPSDDATSEAATGPSDDATSEAATGPSDDATSEAATGPSDDATSEAATGPSDDATSEAATGPSDDATSEAATGPSDDATSEAATGPSDDATSEAATGPSDDATSEAATGPSDDATSEAATGPSDDATSEAATGPSDDATSEAATGPSDDATSEAATGPSDDATSEAATGPSDDATSEAATGPSDDATSEAATGPSDDATSEAATGPSDDATSEAATGPSDDATSEAATGPSDDATSEAATGPSDDATSEAATGPSDDATSEAATGPSDDATSEAATGPSDDATSEAATGPSDDATSEAATGPSDDATSEAATGPSDDATSEAATGPSDDDATSEAATGPSDDATSEAATGPSDDATSEAATGPSDDATSEAATGQSDDATSEAATGQSDDATSEAATGQSDDATSEAATGQSDDATSEAATGQSDDATSEAATGQSDDATSEAATGQSDDATSEAATGQSDDATSEAATGQSDDATSEAATGQSDDATSEAATGQSDDATSEAATGQSDDATSEAATGQSDDATSEAATGQSDDATSEAATGQSDDATSEAATGQSDDATSEAATGQSDDATSEAATGQSDDATSEAATGQSDDATSEAATGQSDDATSEAATGQSDDATSEAATGQSDDATSEAATGQSDDATSEAATGQSDDATSEAATGQSDDATSEAATGQSDDATSEAATGQSDDATSEAATGQSDDATSEAATGQSDDATSEAATGQSDDATSEAATGQSDDATSEAATGQSDDATSEAATGQSDDATSEAATGQSDDATSEAATGQSDDATSEAATGQSDDYCFDGSYFELRSMT from the exons atgatcatgggaggtgtgagagaattGCTGCTCTTTGTGGTGACTGTGGGAGTTGTGAAAG TTTCTTGTTACCCTGTTGGAAAGTCCCAGAAGCAAGAGCAAGTCTCTCTGCAGAGGAGACttggag agctgtcatcaaatgacgtctccattgtgcatgccctggccttgctccgctccatagggtctgacgctaaacaagacagagaag AGTATTTCGAGACTAATGAAGTAGAatcccaagcttctccaaaccatGGTAGCTCTCCGGCAAATGATGCCCTGtcctctgacgacgctacctctgaagctgccactggcccgtctgacgacgctacctctgaagctgccactggcccgtctgacgacgctacctctgaagctgccactggcccgtctgacgacgctacctctgaagctgccactggcccgtctgacgacgctacctctgaagctgccactggcccgtctgacgacgctacctctgaagctgccactggcccgtctgacgacgctacctctgaagctgccactggcccgtctgacgacgctacctctgaagctgccactggcccgtctgacgacgctacctctgaagctgccactggcccgtctgacgacgctacctctgaagctgccactggcccgtctgacgacgctacctctgaagctgccactggcccgtctgacgacgctacctctgaagctgccactggcccgtctgacgacgctacctctgaagctgccactggcccgtctgacgacgctacctctgaagctgccactggcccgtctgacgacgctacctctgaagctgccactggcccgtctgacgacgctacctctgaagctgccactggcccgtctgacgacgctacctctgaagctgccactggcccgtctgacgacgctacctctgaagctgccactggcccgtctgacgacgctacctctgaagctgccactggcccgtctgacgacgctacctctgaagctgccactggcccgtctgacgacgctacctctgaagctgccactggcccgtctgacgacgctacctctgaagctgccactggcccgtctgacgacgctacctctgaagctgccactggcccgtctgacgacgctacctctgaagctgccactggcccgtctgacgacgctacctctgaagctgccactggcccgtctgacgacgctacctctgaagctgccactggcccgtctgacgacgctacctctgaagctgccactggcccgtctgacgacgctacctctgaagctgccactggcccgtctgacgacgctacctctgaagctgccactggcccgtctgacgacgctacctctgaagctgccactggcccgtctgacgacgctacctctgaagctgccactggcccgtctgacgacgctacctctgaagctgccactggcccgtctgacgacgctacctctgaagctgccactggcccgtctgacgacgctacctctgaagctgccactggcccgtctgacgacgctacctctgaagctgccactggcccgtctgacgacgctacctctgaagctgccactggcccgtctgacgacgctacctctgaagctgccactggcccgtctgacgacgctacctctgaagctgccactggcccgtctgacgacgctacctctgaagctgccactggcccgtctgacgacgctacctctgaagctgccactggcccgtctgacgac gacgctacctctgaagctgcgaccggcccgtctgacgacgctacctctgaagctgcgaccggcccgtctgacgacgctacctctgaagctgcgaccggcccgtctgacgacgctacctctgaagctgcgaccggccagtctgacgacgctacctctgaagctgcgaccggccagtctgacgacgctacctctgaagctgcgaccggccagtctgacgacgctacctctgaagctgcgaccggccagtctgacgacgctacctctgaagctgcgaccggccagtctgacgacgctacctctgaagctgcgaccggccagtctgacgacgctacctctgaagctgcgaccggccagtctgacgacgctacctctgaagctgcgaccggccagtctgacgacgctacctctgaagctgcgaccggccagtctgacgacgctacctctgaagctgcgaccggccagtctgacgacgctacctctgaagctgcgaccggccagtctgacgacgctacctctgaagctgcgaccggccagtctgacgacgctacctctgaagctgcgaccggccagtctgacgacgctacctctgaagctgcgaccggccagtctgacgacgctacctctgaagctgcgaccggccagtctgacgacgctacctctgaagctgcgaccggccagtctgacgacgctacctctgaagctgcgaccggccagtctgacgacgctacctctgaagctgcgaccggccagtctgacgacgctacctctgaagctgcgaccggccagtctgacgacgctacctctgaagctgcgaccggccagtctgacgacgctacctctgaagctgcgaccggccagtctgacgacgctacctctgaagctgcgaccggccagtctgacgacgctacctctgaagctgcgaccggccagtctgacgacgctacctctgaagctgcgaccggccagtctgacgacgctacctctgaagctgcgaccggccagtctgacgacgctacctctgaagctgcgaccggccagtctgacgacgctacctctgaagctgcgaccggccagtctgacgacgctacctctgaagctgcgaccggccagtctgacgacgctacctctgaagctgcgaccggccagtctgacgacgctacctctgaagctgcgaccggccagtctgacgacgctacctctgaagctgcgaccggccagtctgacgacgctacctctgaagctgcgaccggccagtctgacgacgctacctctgaagctgcgaccggccagtctgacgacgctacctctgaagctgcgaccggccagtctgacgacgctacctctgaagctgcgaccggccagtctgacgacgctacctctgaagctgcgaccggccagtctgacgac TATTGTTTTGACGGTTCCTACTTTGAGTTGAGGTCTATGACCTGA